A single region of the Leishmania panamensis strain MHOM/PA/94/PSC-1 chromosome 21 sequence genome encodes:
- a CDS encoding hypothetical protein (TriTrypDB/GeneDB-style sysID: LpmP.21.1380), producing the protein MPQDKRLIVTKAVLYKLQRVCAEEGSRSSGGADQEGIYLEFILPFVITTQCPQLVRGHRFHLPHRVYAANGRTTCLIVPKVISHDCGKINKRHGYYDAVVTAEAICKRGDAEAMKRALRVAATFSHFVVDSRIEAKLPNAITESVKASVSSAAATFSSAPNSAVRCPHKMITPLDGLDERETLSFRLSQGSTAGLVEWHKQGQLLFRVGHGGMTAGAVCENAKAFVVSLKKEFPTVWKYIQEFSLVSNRTERIRFMEVHIAK; encoded by the coding sequence ATGCCGCAGGACAAGCGCCTGATTGTCACCAAGGCGGTGCTGTAtaagctgcagcgcgtctgcgcagaggagggaagccgtagcagcggtggcgcagaccAGGAAGGCATCTATCTCGAGTTCATCCTGCCTTTCGTCATCACCACGCAGTGCCCGCAGCTGGTGCGTGGCCACCGCTTCCACTTGCCACATCGCGTGTACGCCGCCAATGGGCGAACCACATGCCTGATCGTCCCCAAGGTCATCTCGCATGACTGCGGTAAAATCAACAAGCGGCACGGCTACTACGACGCGGTGGTGACGGCCGAAGCAATCTGCAAGCGTGGCGACGCCGAGGCAATGAAGAGGGCACTCCGCGTCGCGGCCACGTTCAGCCATTTCGTAGTGGATTCCCGCATagaggcgaagctgccgaACGCCATCACGGAATCGGTGAAGGCTAGCGtctcctcagcagctgcgacttTCAGTTCCGCACCTAACTCGGCAGTGCGCTGCCCGCACAAGATGATAACGCCGCTGGACGGCCTCGACGAGCGCGAGACGCTGAGCTTCCGTCTCTCGCAAGGCTCCACCGCAGGGCTGGTGGAATGGCATAAACAGGGTCAACTCCTCTTCCGCGTCGGTCACGGCGGCATGACGGCCGGTGCGGTGTGCGAGAACGCAAAGGCGTTTGTCGTCTCACTCAAGAAGGAGTTTCCGACGGTGTGGAAGTACATTCAAGAGTTTTCGCTGGTGTCGAACCGAACAGAGCGAATCCGTTTCATGGAGGTGCACATCGCCAAgtga
- a CDS encoding DNA repair and recombination helicase protein PIF6, putative (TriTrypDB/GeneDB-style sysID: LpmP.21.1390): MAAASIRMLKPKMTMSAVQGKISVFAEDGERIGQWGGTECFLSRQSGLGPCLVVRSSRHKKHEGTFFQLVRLQKVVSTRVAQGRLTVMVSHEKRQCSVFIDTTGDLDELRMMAGVLQDKALWKDIERNVASRSRKGLQRDEKGNGGGRGSAELRDPSLAQLSGRGADEDDDYDSYLEETNEAHHDNNKTAARAAERGSSAATLTAASPMPLISSQSSVPQRSTAVTGSSSSNSDSITSVTAAQQQRLTWTSEQQRAVQLVRSGHNVFVSGAAGTGKTEWLLHVLQHVLPRIRLHRGAKTEAALRAEEEEPENAADTGRVAVTAATGIAARLIGGKTVHAFAGIGRGEGDLDAIVQRVQCKPDAVRAWQRCEVLVIDEISMLSSHTFAMLDRIARVLRATLAPSASSQRRQHTDNAALPFGGIQLLVVGDFLQLPPVSRGAGEELQPAFMTTAWRDCGFQTILFTKDYRHAEDPRFAECCAAVRRGECTPLVREVLEGCLGRTLEERFGVEATMLLARRKDVDRYNAQRLGQLESMQFQRYASEDYAAIPGADIDSEVSLPAVLTLKVGAQVVLLASLPNMSHLSNGDIGLVVGFVAQMRGPALPLVRFSTGVEAVVPVITMEVHGRDGRLTLSRRQVPLQLAWALTVHRVQGMTMPMIRLALDKSFFEAGQAYVALSRVRKAEDLSLTALDLDVVLAHGSTEARDFYGLSAATSAPSSHTGMMKASIPPLVDSALLLRSDTARAEGPLDAGGVFGDGVPLSLADVEGSSSSVSAPLKHPKTEKV; encoded by the coding sequence ATGGCGGCTGCTTCGATACGCATGCTGAAGCCGAAGATGACGATGAGCGCTGTCCAGGGAAAAATCTCCGTCTTTGCCGAGGATGGCGAGCGCATCGGTCAGTGGGGCGGCACGGAGTGCTTCCTCTCGCGCCAAAGCGGCCTCGGGCCGTGCCTCGTCGTCCGCTCTAGCCGACACAAGAAACATGAGGGCACATTCTTCCAACTGGTACGGCTGCAGAAGGTTGTGTCGACACGCGTGGCGCAAGGACGCTTGACTGTAATGGTGTCGCACgagaagcggcagtgcagcgtgTTTATCGACACGACCGGGGACTTAGATGAGCTGCGCATGATGGCTGGCGTACTGCAGGACAAGGCGCTGTGGAAGGACATAGAGCGGAACGTGGCGAGCAGAAGCCGAAAGGGTCTGCAGCGTGACGAGAAAGGGAACGGTGGCGGTCGAGGCAGTGCAGAGTTGCGGGACCCCAGCCTTGCACAGCTGTCGGGCCGCGGCGcggacgaggatgacgactACGACAGCTATCTCGAAGAGACGAACGAGGCTCATCatgacaacaacaaaactgctgccagagcagcagagcgggGCTCATCTGCTGCGACTTTGACGGCGGCATCCCCGATGCCCCTGATCTCGTCGCAGTCCTCAGTGCCCCAGAGGAGTACGGCGGTaaccggcagcagcagcagtaacaGCGACTCTATCACTTCAGTGACGgcggcccagcagcagcggctaaCCTGGACGAGCGAACAACAACGTGCGGTGCAGCTTGTGCGCTCTGGCCACAACGTCTTTGTgagcggtgctgccggtACGGGCAAGACAGAATGGCTGCTTCACGTCCTGCAACACGTCCTACCTCGCATACGGCTGCACCGTGGTGCGAAGACCGAGGCAGCTCTgagagctgaagaagaggaacCGGAAAACGCGGCGGACACCGGGCGAGTCGCAGTGACGGCCGCCACCGGCATCGCAGCGCGACTCATCGGCGGCAAAACAGTACACGCTTTCGCTGGCATCGGCCGCGGCGAGGGTGACCTAGACGCGATcgtgcagcgcgtgcagtgCAAGCCAGATGCTGTGCGAgcatggcagcggtgcgaggTGCTCGTTATTGATGAGATCAGCATGCTCTCCTCGCACACATTCGCCATGCTCGATCGCATCGCACGCGTGCTGCGTGCCACGTTGGcgccctctgcctcctcgcagcggcggcagcataCAGACAACGCGGCACTGCCGTTCGGTGGTATTCAGCTGCTGGTGGTTGGTGACTTCCTGCAACTGCCACCGGTGTCACGTGGCGCCGGCGAGGAGTTGCAGCCTGCCTTCATGACTACTGCGTGGCGTGACTGTGGTTTTCAGACAATTCTCTTCACCAAGGACTACCGTCACGCCGAGGACCCGCGGTTTGCTGAgtgctgcgcggcggtgcggcgcggcgaaTGCACGCCGCTCGTgcgcgaggtgctggaggggTGTTTGGGCCGCACACTGGAGGAGCGCTTCGGCGTCGAGGCGACCATGTTGCTCGCGCGTCGCAAAGACGTGGACCGCTACAACGCACAGCGGCTGGGGCAGCTGGAGTCGATGCAGTTCCAGCGCTACGCCTCCGAGGACTACGCCGCTATCCCTGGCGCCGACATCGACAGCGAGGTGTCGCTGCCCGCTGTGTTAACCTTGAAGGTGGGTGCGCAGGTGGTGCTCCTCGCATCCCTGCCGAACATGTCACACCTGTCTAACGGCGATATTGGTCTCGTCGTGGGCTTCGTCGCACAGATGCGTGGTCCTGCGTTGCCACTCGTCCGCTTCTCCACTGGTGTAGAGGCCGTCGTGCCTGTCATTACGATGGAGGTGCACGGGCGAGACGGTCGACTTACCCTATCCAGGCGTCAAGTGCCGCTGCAGTTGGCCTGGGCACTGACGGTGCACCGAGTACAGGGCATGACGATGCCTATGATACGCCTGGCGCTGGACAAGTCCTTCTTCGAGGCAGGGCAGGCGTACGTGGCGCTGTCGCGAGTGCGCAAAGCGGAGGACTTGAGTTTGACAGCACTGGACCTGGATGTCGTGCTGGCGCATGGGTCGACGGAGGCGCGAGACTTCTACGGACTGAGCGCAGCCACATCGGCACCGTCCTCGCATACCGGCATGATGAAGGCTAGCATCCCTCCTCTGGTCGACTCTGCGCTGTTGCTACGAAGCGATACCGCGCGCGCGGAAGGGCCACTAGACGCAGGTGGCGTCTTTGGCGACGGTGTACCTCTCAGCCTGGCGGACgtggagggcagcagcagcagcgttaGTGCCCCCTTGAAGCATCCCAAAACAGAGAAGGTGTAG
- a CDS encoding hypothetical protein (TriTrypDB/GeneDB-style sysID: LpmP.21.1400), producing MSTTACLLKTKTKTKRLSKATQQTPATSTPSPPSLNTPHSPRLIPATTSRIKGAAPPPAAAAASSTTDSTPSSLSNANLAATAPPPAPPPPVAAHDAERPRRSYAPTSAAISEQLASLRRELLETRMQLAKAEETNAGLYEGVLARLAETDRAALLTASSLRYTGMALRAAHDNLEVELRRLLTIGLTAEEVDAAAIEAGARQYVRQNIGYHTEHVAVEPPAVPDMARGMERNERRDALSGFAKSPQ from the coding sequence ATGTCCACGACCGCATGTTTGCTGAAGACGAAGACGAAGACGAAGCGCCTCTCAaaggcgacgcagcagacGCCCGCCACGTCCACCCCGTCGCCCCCGTCGCTCAACACGCCCCATTCCCCGCGGCTCATCCCGGCGACCACCTCCAGAATAAAAGgtgcggcaccaccaccagcagccgctgctgcgtcctCTACAACAGACTCGACACCCTCTTCGTTATCGAACGCCAATTTAGCCGCCACGGCGCCACccccagcaccgcctccacccgtGGCCGCTCACGACGCAGAACGGCCGCGCCGTTCCTACGCACCGACAAGTGCAGCTATCAGCGAGCAGCTCGCCTCACTGCGACGGGAGCTGCTTGAAACGCGGATGCAGCTGGCCAAAGCAGAGGAAACCAACGCGGGGCTCTACGAGGGCGTGCTCGCACGGCTCGCCGAGACAGACCGAGCGGCTCTCCTCACCGCGTCGAGCCTCCGCTACACCGGCATGGCGCTGCGAGCCGCGCACGACAACTTAGAAGTGGAGCTACGGCGTCTTCTCACGATAGGTCTAACGGCGGAGGAAGTAGACGCAGCGGCCATCGAGGCAGGCGCGCGACAGTATGTGCGGCAGAACATTGGTTACCACACCGAGCACGTTGCGGTGGAGCCGCCCGCCGTGCCGGACATGGCAAGAGGAATGGAGAGGAACGAGCGCAGAGACGCGCTGAGCGGCTTCGCAAAGTCACCGCAGTGA
- a CDS encoding thymidine kinase, putative (TriTrypDB/GeneDB-style sysID: LpmP.21.1410): MFRGRIELIIGPMFAGKTTELMRRVKREIHARHSCFVIKYSKDTRYDEHNVASHDQLMLRAQAAVSQLKEVQDTWQRFDVLAIDEGQFFSDLVDFCNTAADAGKVVMVSALDGDYRRKPFGQICELVPYCEAVDKLTAVCMMCHEQPACFTRRTVKVEQQELIGGADMYIATCRECYTKQQLPSIDEMRTQQMAIKEVEKRYLSIAEKANPSPQTPEKPAGGWGTKSKVATLTTVTMEGAAASGASTNMKASRDLDEMTDFVTDPSKYQRLEPACTALAGSSE, translated from the coding sequence ATGTTCCGCGGTCGTATAGAGCTCATCATCGGCCCGATGTTCGCCGGCAAGACAACAGAGCTGATGCGCCGCGTCAAACGCGAGATCCACGCTCGTCACAGCTGCTTTGTCATCAAGTACTCCAAGGACACTCGCTACGATGAGCACAACGTCGCCTCGCATGACCAGCTGATGCTACGGGCGCAGGCAGCCGTCtcgcagctgaaggaggttCAGGACACGTGGCAGAGGTTCGACGTACTGGCGATTGACGAGGGCCAGTTCTTCTCGGACCTGGTAGACTTCTgcaacaccgctgctgacgcaggCAAGGTCGTCATGGTGTCGGCCCTCGATGGCGATTACCGGCGCAAACCGTTTGGGCAGATCTGCGAGCTCGTCCCGTATTGCGAGGCGGTGGATAAGCTAACGGCGGTGTGCATGATGTGCCACGAGCAGCCAGCCTGCTTTACTCGGCGCACCGTcaaggtggagcagcaggagctcatTGGTGGCGCTGACATGTACATTGCCACCTGCCGCGAGTGCTacacgaagcagcagctgccttCGATTGATGAAATGCGGACGCAGCAGATGGCCATCAAGGAGGTCGAGAAGCGCTACCTCAGCATAGCAGAGAAGGCGAACCCCAGTCCCCAGACACCCGAGAAGCCGGCCGGCGGGTGGGGCACTAAGAGCAAGGTCGCGACGTTGACGACGGTGACAATGGagggtgcggctgcgtctGGGGCGTCGACTAACATGAAAGCGAGTCGGGACCTGGACGAGATGACGGACTTCGTCACTGACCCGTCCAAGTACCAACGCCTGGAGCCTGCATGCACAGCGCTAGCCGGGTCCTCAGAGTAA
- a CDS encoding hypothetical protein (TriTrypDB/GeneDB-style sysID: LpmP.21.1420): MEEDNQRLVKLYEERTSDIAALRVLAQERKYKDAVFTSMEAKTASMDAFLKELMSLTCTGRSLRIRKDANSTQSTAAKPSTARTPPTVVSMDEVRDAVQKQQHALEAAQKNGEEQRLVIQALENEVASLKQKGRSPSTRLQAQKRCLTKPGNATADEDCCLPGTAKALRDAQRRIRELERQLTSTRCEAKNAAAAVASLQQQCTVHLQALKCRDDELAAMRNVLDSKEQLISTLESELRKQRSTSDVLQIEQERTSQHDDHCGRPNSAPAVARHRSGGDEASSGRLVVTHHYHLFGGQAFVDSHSFSPESFKDAFLRSVSTLLKVPYGYLRSVEVRTHSEAVSVEFDVRHSACIREDEINFSLLSHGYPELATFLDKTKAELATRKPLDCNAVRVKELEATLAERVAEVDNLRRAMRSLEASLHRRDADREVLDTDIDAALCETELTVKEVYEALQAMQQEAQDLQKALAVKTSQLRVLERAKAVALDAATAAEEQLKTDRATHHEQLATAQAAVEQAREAAMQEALQRHTNEKVELLMNTFHFDMALPTASAQRTVSHLLKEAQRTRVLQALLLCHAARTAGAVPVVAKKCSLGDDAATLKVTVELAFYASKKDADAVKTDITKKLSEDSCSAVYEYVRMLSDASKREAETVADAQRAVSEAEQRATAAIAAMQAETQQTQNTQRAATSKQLREIHARVSSILPGGSADVKSILERIDQLALRLATAESTTHRLEEDSHRAAQRFMDAQQEREQLQQTLSNLTGHCTELRIAKEQLTARVAAAESQLRNQQVSAAESESALVEKVRHLEASLRAKADATDSERDRLLEEHRTAATLAAARLAEVEEALAIKETALTQLQSTTASSGSGAASSGSVEETALREALRLAKQERTALARQVREMDMDMNDLSNIQAAMQRELEVTQQELRAKKHDFDLLVKQLIRMEEKEKKWTSDHPASPVSPKKQDEDTELDDVARESLIVLTNSNIILQQCLRRLQCTTAAMGMAASLSSSSATDGTDAVAGTAAGRGGERDGVRIGDDSSGTRRSGHRKSALGATVSRTAMNHQKLSAQLADMLLRVLQEVETSMSSGTASRSCGRRGPATATAAVADAAATNLRVATQRRSAKHSPMSIHFSRTASTPAAIGSEKCGQTFNGSFTSPRDAAIASRNNTPKRGTVSDAALSTVVTGSGGKAIMDAAPRLDFHRQGSSRTYTRSNTATSVPVNADSAELLPVAAASDSASPDANFDSSGAATRGSGGERKEEKGKEELPRGVSGSGGAATAGGALNNASPTKAPPTIRRNEAPTATTKANPLRRTNATATTSGGSAIGTSFVHTGCGYRRLPMVTESNAPTTSLAKRTRPPQV, translated from the coding sequence ATGGAAGAGGATAACCAACGTCTCGTGAAGCTCTACGAGGAGCGCACCTCCGACATCGCAGCGCTACGCGTGCTGGCGCAGGAGCGAAAGTACAAGGATGCTGTCTTTACCTCAATGGAAGCAAAGACGGCCTCGATGGACGCTTTCTTGAAGGAACTCATGAGCTTAACCTGCACTGGCCGAAGCTTGCGCATCCGTAAGGACGCTAACAGCACTCAAAGTACTGCGGCAAAGCCGTCCACGGCGCGGACACCACCGACAGTCGTCTCGATGGATGAGGTGCGTGACGCTgtgcagaagcagcagcacgccctcgaggcggcgcagaagaACGGGGAGGAGCAGAGGCTGGTGATTCAGGCACTGGAGAACGAAGTGGCCTCGTTGAAGCAAAAGGGGAGGTCCCCCTCGACGCGTTTGCAGGCGCAGAAGCGCTGCTTGACGAAGCCGGGTAACGCCACCGCTGACGAAGACTGCTGTCTGCCTGGCACCGCGAAGGCACTGCGTGATGCGCAGCGCAGGATTCGCGAGCTGGAGCGTCAGCTAACTAGCACCAGGTGTGAGGCCAAGaacgctgcggctgctgtggcaaGCCTGCAACAGCAGTGCACTGTTCACCTGCAGGCGCTGAAGTGCCGCGATGACGAGCTCGCAGCAATGCGGAACGTCCTTGACTCCAAGGAACAGCTGATCTCGACCCTCGAATCAGAGCTGAGAAAGCAGCGGAGTACCTCAGATGTGCTGCAGATAGAGCAGGAGCGCACATCACAACATGACGACCACTGCGGTCGCCCCAACTCTGCGCCGGCTGTAGCTCGCCAccgcagtggtggtgacgaGGCGAGCAGTGGCCGCCTTGTCGTGacccaccactaccacctgTTCGGCGGTCAGGCCTTTGTGGACAGCCACAGTTTCTCGCCTGAGTCCTTCAAGGACGCTTTCCTGCGCTCCGTCTCTACGCTGCTGAAAGTCCCATACGGCTACCTCAGGAGTGTCGAGGTACGTACCCACTCTGAGGCGGTCAGCGTCGAGTTCGACGTCCGTCACTCAGCATGCATCCGAGAAGACGAGATcaacttctctcttctcagcCATGGCTACCCGGAGCTGGCCACGTTTCTTGACAAGACCAAGGCGGAGCTGGCAACTCGCAAGCCGCTTGACTGCAATGCTGTGCGCGTCAAGGAGTTGGAGGCGACACTGGCGGAGAGGGTGGCCGAGGTGGACaacctgcgccgcgccatGCGCTCTCTCGAAGCTTcgctccaccgccgcgaTGCCGACCGCGAGGTGTTGGACACGGACATAGATGCTGCACTTTGCGAAACCGAACTTACTGTGAAGGAGGTgtacgaggcgctgcaggcgatgcAGCAGGAGGCACAGGATTTGCAGAAAGCGCTCGCTGTGAAGacctcgcagctgcgcgtgttGGAGCGGGCGAAGGCTGTCGCGCTGGATGCCGCGACGGCCGCGGAAGAGCAGCTCAAGACGGACCGGGCGACTCATCACGAACAGCTCGCCACGGCACAGGCAGCGGTCGAGCAAGCGCGGGAAGCAGCGATGCAGGAAGCGCTACAGCGCCACACCAATGAaaaggtggagctgctgatgAATACGTTCCACTTTGATATGGCACTACCCACGGcctcggcgcagcgcactgtGAGTCACTTACTGAAAGAGGCTCAGCGGACTCGCGTGCTGCAGGCACTGCTTCTCTGCCATGCCGCACGGACTGCGGGCGCCGTGCCGGTAGTGGCCAAAAAGTGCTCGTTGGGTGACGATGCCGCCACGCTGAAGGTCACCGTGGAATTGGCCTTTTACGCGAGCAAGAAGGACGCCGATGCTGTCAAGACGGATATCACCAAGAAGCTCAGCGAGGACTCTTGTAGTGCAGTTTATGAGTATGTGCGAATGCTCAGCGATGCATCCAAGCGAGAGGCCGAAACCGTGGCGGATGCGCAGAGAGCTGTCagcgaggcagagcagcgcgctACAGCCGCCATTGCCGCCATGCAAGCAGAGACGCAGCAGACGCAAAACACGCAGCGTGCTGCCACGTcaaagcagctgcgcgagatcCACGCACGCGTGAGCAGCATCCTGCCAGGTGGCTCTGCTGATGTGAAAAGCATCTTAGAACGCATTGACCAGCTCGCGTTGCGTCTGGCAACGGCTGAGTCGACAACACACCGTCTTGAGGAGGACAGCCATCGTGCAGCCCAGCGCTTCATGGATGCGCAACAGGAGCGCGAGCAACTGCAACAGACTCTGAGTAACCTGACGGGACACTGCACCGAGTTGCGCATCGCCAAGGAACAGCTCACTGCGCGTGTGGCCGCAGCAGAAAGCCAGCTTCGTAATCAGCAGGTGAGCGCCGCGGAGTCGGAAAGCGCTCTCGTGGAGAAGGTGAGGCACCTTGAGGCATCCTTGCGCGCCAAGGCGGACGCCACGGACTCCGAAAGAGACCGCTTGCTGGAGGAACACAGGACTGCcgcgacgctggcggcggctcgGCTGGCTGAGGTCGAGGAAGCCCTGGCCATCAAGGAGACGGCACTaacgcagctgcagtctACGACTGCATCCTCTGGCtccggcgccgcctccagtGGTTCGGTCGAGGAGACAGCGCTGCGTgaagcgctgcggctggcAAAGCAAGAGCGTACGGCGCTGGCACGTCAGGTGAGGGAGATGGACATGGACATGAACGACTTGTCGAACATCCAAGCCGCCATGCAGCGTGAGCTGGAGGTgacgcagcaggagctgcgagCCAAGAAGCACGACTTTGATCTTCTGGTAAAGCAGCTCATCCGGatggaagagaaagagaagaagtggaCTTCCGACCATCCTGCTTCGCCGGTGTCGCCGAAGAAGCAGGACGAAGACACCGAGCTTGACGACGTTGCCCGGGAGTCCCTCATCGTCTTGACAAACAGCAACATAATCCTCCAGcagtgcctgcgccgcctgcagtgTACCACGGCCGCGATGGGAATGGCGGCGAGCCTCTCGTCGAGTAGCGCTACCGATGGCACTGATGCCGTGGCGGGGACGGCAGCCGGACGTGGCGGCGAGAGGGACGGCGTTAGAATCGgtgacgacagcagcggaaCGCGACGCAGCGGGCATCGGAAGAGCGCCCTTGGGGCCACGGTGTCGCGCACCGCCATGAATCACCAGAAGCTGTCGGCACAGCTAGCAGACATGCTGCTacgggtgctgcaggaggtggagacCTCGATGTCTTCGGGGACCGCGAGCAGGAGTTGTGGCCGTCGTGGGCCTGCGactgcaacggcggcggtggctgacgcagcggcgacgaatCTGAGGGTGGCCACGCAAAGGCGCTCTGCGAAGCATTCGCCGATGAGTATACACTTCTCGCGCACGGCATCCACCCCAGCGGCAATCGGCTCAGAAAAGTGTGGCCAGACCTTCAACGGCAGTTTCACCAGTCCGCGGGACGCTGCCATCGCTTCGCGCAACAACACACCGAAACGGGGCACGGTCAGCGATGCGGCGTTGAGCACCGTGGTCACCGGCTCAGGTGGAAAAGCGATCATggacgcagcgccgcgcctgGACTTCCATCGTCAAGGGAGCTCACGCACGTATACCCGTAGCAACACGGCCACCTCAGTGCCCGTGAACGCCGATAGTGCTGAATTGCTGCCAGTTGCTGCCGCCAGCGACTCTGCTTCGCCCGATGCCAACTTCGACAGTAGCGGGGCCGCCACtcgaggcagcggaggcgagcgaaaggaagagaaaggcaagGAAGAGCTGCCACGTGGtgtgagcggcagcgggggcgcAGCAACCGCGGGTGGCGCCCTCAACAACGCGTCACCAACGAAGGCGCCGCCCACCATTCGCCGCAATGAGGCACCGACGGCCACCACTAAGGCGAACCCCTTGCGTCGCACCAACGCCACTGCCACTACCAGCGGTGGTTCGGCCATAGGGACCAGCTTTGTGCACACAGGATGTGGCTATCGCCGCCTGCCAATGGTGACGGAGTCGAACGCACCCACCACATCGCTAGCGAAGCGAACCCGTCCGCCACAAGTGTGA